CTGAGCGAAGTCGAAGGGCCAATTCTGTTGGGCCGGGTAAGGCATATCTTTTAAAGAAGAAAAAGGAAGAGTTGATAAAGGATAAAATAAATAACAGGATTAATAAATATAGCCAAGATAGTTTTCAGATACTAAAGAAGCTTTGCGTTGATGTGCGGATAAACAGGCTGTTGCCGAAAGAAGTGAGCGAAAGAAAAGAGGATATGATTTTAAATTCAGCCTTTTTAGTTGATAAAAGTAATGTTGCAAAATTTGCTAAGGTGATAAATATTCTCAAGAAACAATATGAGCAGCAAGGTCTTAATTTTGATTGCACAGGCCCCTGGCCGCCTTACAATTTCTGTGGTCTCTTAAAAGAAAAGATACACAATGGATAGACAAATTAAAACCCTGCAGGATAAAAATAGTTATTTGGATTTTCGTAAACAGGAAAGGGTCACGCTTTTAGAAATCCTGGATAGGGCTTTAGATAAAGGCGTAGTTATCTCAGGGGATATAGTTATTTCGGTAGCTGATGTAGACCTTGTATATTTAGGATTAAAGGTCCTGCTTAGCTCAGTAGAGACGATGGAGCGATTAAGGGGTGCTCCTATGGCTGGTGCACAAGAGGAGCCAACTTAAGGATGAAAATATATGCCTATGGCATAATAGATTCTAATCCAGAAGAGATAGTTCTTCCTATACCTTTTAAGGAAGGGACTAATAGCGGGATGGACGAATCCTTAAGGGAGTTAGGCGAGGCCCCTGTCTATAATATCCCTTATCGTGATATCGCAGTAATAGTAAGTGAACTTAATGAGGAGGCGAAAGAAATAACCGATACCTATATTTTAGAACACGAAAGAATTGTAGAAAGATTGATGGAAGGCTTCACAGTTTTACCAATGAGATTTTTAACAGTCTTCAATACCAAGAAGGACCTTCTTTCTATGGCAGAATTCTACTATGAAGATTTTAAAGACAATTTGGCAAGACTGCATAACAAAGTAGAATTCGGTATGAAAGTCATCTGGCCAGCAGATACCATAAAGCAGAGGATAGTTGATGTTTATCATAAAACTAAACATAATCCAGAAAGGATAGGCCTTCCCGATCTTCTTAAGGAAGGGCCTAATGTATCTATATCTACAGAGTCTCCCGCAAAAACTTTTGTAAAAGAGAAGTTCCAGGAGCATATAATAGAAAAGGAATTTCAAGAGGAAGCCAATAGGTGCATTCAAGTGGTGGACGACTATTTTAACAGAATCGCTTGCGAAAAGAAGCTCAAGAGACTACAAACCGAGAATCTCCTTTTAAATTCCAGTTATCTGGTTGAGAAACAAAGACAAAATGATTTTAAGCAGGCATTTGAACAATTAAAGAATACACCCGGCGACCTTAAATTCTTGTTTAGTGGGCCCTGGCCTTGTTATAATTTTGTTACTTTGACTAAAAAGCCTTCCTCGGTTGATTATTTTAATACTGAAGATATGTTAGGTAGATTACTTAAAACACAGGATTTGTAATATGACAATGGAGAGAATAATTGAAACAGATTCTGAAAGTGCGTTTATCGAAGAGATAGAGAAAGTTCAAGATGTGCTTCCTAAAAGGATTGATGCTAATTCTAAAAATGTAGAGAAGGGATTGGCAAAATTAGTCCTTACGCTTGTAGAATTAATTAGGAAGTTGCTTGAAAAACAGGCAATGAGAAGAATAGAAGGCGGTTCTCTTAGTGAGGAAGAAATCGAAGGAATCGGTGAGACGTTGATGAAGTTAGAAAATAAGATGAAAGAGCTAAAAGAGATTTTCGGACTTAAAGATGAAGAGTTAAATCTAAACTTGGGCCCATTAGGAGATCTGATGTAAATGAGGCCATGACTTATGGAGCGAAGCGACATAAGTCATAAGGCCGAATTTATCCCGAGCGAAGCGAGGGATCTCAAATGAGAGTCGATATGCATAAAGAAGAAACCAAAATAAGCTGTTTAGCATTTCAAAGACAGGAAGCGATAATTAGAGATTTTACAGATAAAATCAATGCGGTAAAAGTAGTACAGGAGAAAGCACGATTTGCCGAAGAGATACGGAAGGAAGTTGATGTGCTTCTTTCCTGCGCCGGTTATAAAAAAGAAAGTTTAGATTGTAAGAACTGTCATTTCATTGCGAATTTGCGTAAAAAGACGGCGGATATAATTATAAAAGTGAAAAAACTAGCGTAAAACGAAAGGAGAATAAGTTATGGCTACTCCAAAGATGATGCATGCTACCGAGGCTACTAATCTCGCGGATATCTTAGAGAGGGTGTTGGATAAAGGCATAGTAATTGCCGGAGATATTAAGATTCAACTTGCAGACATTGACCTTCTCAATATTAAGATAAGGCTCTTGGTTGCCTCTGTAGATAAGGCTATGGAGATGGGTATAAATTGGTGGCAACAGGATTCTTACTTATCTTCAAAAGCAAAAGAAGAAGAGATTGGGAAAGAGAATAAAACCTTGAGGAAAAGATTAGAGCGCTTAGAAGCCAAGGTAAAATAAAAGAAACTGGCATATGAGAACTCTTATCTATGTTCCTATTATACATACAAGCGCAGATCTCGGCTCTTTAGCCAAGGCTGTAGCTAAGCGAGGTATTGCTGATTTAGGGCAAGAGCTTTGGAAAGAGCATAGAAAGACAGTGGATGGATTTTGGGATTGCCTATCAGTTTATTTCTTTCTTTTAGATGTACGTGGAATGAAAATATATCAGGATGGAATGGTAGCAGAAGGTGAGGTGGGTGAGAAAATAGTTGAAGAAGGCCTAAAATCAGGAAGTAAAAATTATGAGATAGTTTCAAAGCTCCTTAAAAAGGGAGCTTTTTTAATTAAGACAGAAGATTTTGAACTCGTTAAGAAAGAGCGCGATAGGTTAGTTGTCATAACGCAGGCCAAGTCTATATTTAAGAAATTAATCGCAGTTATAAAATATAAATTAACCAAAAATAAGCTTTTAAGCAAAAGAGATAAATTTATTGCCAAAAGAATCGATGAAACCTTAGCTCATGGTGAAAAAGGCATTCTTTTTATTGGTGCTTTTCACAATATCAAGAAAAGATTACCCAAGAATATTCTCATTAGGGAAATAAAAGATACGGAAAAGGTTAAAGAATATCAGAAGTTACTTCCTTTCTACAATAAGCATAAACAGCGATTTGAAGAATTAGGCAGATACCTTATTTCTCCAATAAGTTAAAATGGAGGGGCAAATGAGAAAAATAAATTTAAATTCATTAGTTAGACCCAAGTTCCTTTGGATCAGCATTATTGTTCTTTTATTAGTTACGAGCACTATATTTTATATCCTTGAAGAAAAGCAAAAGGCACTAAGAGTATTGACACAAAAACAATTAGCCAAAACTGTTGAAGAAAAAGATATAATCCAGAGAGATCTTAGAGAGACAAGCAAAGCAAAAAGAAGAGTAGAAGAAGAGTTGAAAGAAAAAAAATACCAAATTAAACTTACTTTAGATAGACTGGAAAAAGAGATAAATGTTAGGCGTCAAGCAGAAGGTCAGTTGATTGTAGTTTTAAGAGAAAAATGGGCTTTACAGGATGAGTTGAGTAAATTTACTAGGAAGCCAAAGACTATTGGGTTAGAAAGAATTATTGTCAGTGCTGCACCTGTATTAGTTGGGAAAGTCTTAGCAGTGGAAAAAGAGCATAGATTTGTTGTAGTAAATTTAGGTAAAGAGAATAATATAAAGTTAGGTGATATTTTATCAGTTTATCGAAAAGGTGAATTCATTGGGAGGGTGCAGATAGAAAAGGTAAAAGAAGAAATTTCTACAGCGAGTATTTTACCCGAGTGGCAGGATCTAGAATTTAAAGAAAATGATGAGGTAAGAAAAATATGAGATGAAAGTTAAGGAGGAAGGCGATGAAGACAATTTTTAAATCACAAGCTGCCATTAGTCCTTTTTGGATAATCTTATTATTTGGCTTTGCACTTATTAATCAGGCTATAGCGCAGGAGCCGCCAGAAAAATCTCTACTCACAGCAACTAAAGAAGTTAAAGATAGTACAAGAATAGTAATTTCAACTTCTGGCCCTGTTAAATTTACTTCTTATTGGCTAGACAATCCGTATAGAGTGGTAATTAAATTTCAATCAAAGAATGTTATAAGTAAAATAGACAATGAAGTCCTTTTGAATTTAGGCATAATAAAGAAGATTAGCAGCAGTTATTTTGGTAGAGGACAAAATAGACCTCTTAAATCATTAACCTTTGAGCTCAATCAGAAGGTACCATATAGAATATGGCAAGAATATGATGCTATTCTATTAGTTATTCAAGCACCTTTAGAGACATCTAAATTTTTACCGGGCGAAAAAGAACTTTTTATAGGAAATGAAGTTAGTGATGTAATGATTAAAAGATTAGAGGCAATGGATATGGCACTTACGCAAGTAGTGGGAGGGCAAGGACTTTTAGAAGTTTCTGAGGCAGAGATTGCCAAAGATGCTAGAGGAGAGATTGATGAAGCTAAAATAGAGACCACATTGTCTAAGACTAAAGCTCTTTCAGTAGCAAATTATCTTGGGGTAAGAAAAAGTATGATGGGTATAGTAGCATGGTTTACAGGATTAGTTTTAGTTTCAGGCTTAGGATTTCTAGTCTGGCGTAGGTTTAAATCAAGTAAGGATAAAGAGCACAATAAACTTGAGTCAGAATTGCAAGAGAAAAATAAACGACTAGAGCAGGAAGAAATTATTCGTAAGGCAATGGCAAAAGCAGCGTTAGAAAAGGAAAAAGAAATTCAACAGCTTAAGAATTCCTTCGGATCAGTAAAAGATGAACTTATTAAAAAGAAACTGGTGAAGAGGGAAATGTCTCCTGAGGAAAAAGAAAGGCCCTGGGTTCGCGGGAAATCACAAGAAAGACGCGCCTCTGCTCATTTGTCTCTAACAAAAGATTTTAATAAGACTATAATTTTAAGAATCGAATCTCAAAATTTACCACAGAGCATAAAATCTTTTGCCAAAGATATTAGTTCGGGAGGGTTATGCTTCGAGACAACAAAAGAGTTCGAGGAAAAAGGGCCAATTAATTTTAGGTTATTTTTTTATGGAGATCAGATTCCTATGATAAAGATCCAAGCACACATTAGATGGAAAAAGAAAGAGGACTCAATTAATTATTACGGGGTCAACTTTGATTTGATAGAGGAGAAGGATAAGTTAGAGTTAGAACATTATATTGATAGCAAACTAGGTAAGGCTACGATCTCTGAACTATAAAGATTTACAAAAGCGTTTGATGCAAAGCGTAGAAAGTAGAATCCGTGCATTACTAGCCCAGCAACTCGATACCTCAATAGAGAAAATTACGCCTGAGGCATCATTTGTAGATGATTTAGGTATAGAGTCTTTAGAAACTATCCAAATCGTAATGGCACTTGAGGAAGAGTTTAATATTGAAATTCCTGATGAAGACTCTGAACAGATGAGCAAGGTTAGGGATTTAGTTGAATATCTAGTGCACAAATTAAATAATAGTAATAAGAAATAGTCTATGGAATCGACTATAGTTAAACAGATTAATGGAAGATATAGATAAAAGCATAAGGGAAATAGAAGTTGAGGCAAGTTCTCCGCAAGAGGCTATAGAGATAGCCCTTAAGAAATTAGGCGTTAAAAGAAATGAAGTAGAGATAAAGATATTGAATGAGGAAACCAAAGGGCTTTTTGGAATGGAAGGATCAAAACCAGCAAAAGTTAAAGTGAGAGTAAAGGAAAGAAAGTGACATATAAAATAACTGGAGATTGTCCTGAATGAGGCTATCCAAAGAAGTGAATCTTCGGGATCCCGAAGAAGTTCTTTAGAAGTAACATCATTCGGGACAAACAATGCGGCCTTTGCGTAGAAAAGTGTCCTTTAAAAGTAATAGTAAAGAATGGAGAAAGATACCAGATTACAGACAATTGCGAAGAATGCGGCATAGGTATAGAAAGCTGTCCAATGAGGGCGATTGTTGAAGTAGTAGAAGATTTTAAGAGATAGAAAACGATTGATAGACTATGCCTAGATGTGTGGCTAAAGAAATACAAGCTAAAGAGTTTACTCCCAGAGCAATAGGCAAAATTAGAGAAGGCAATTTCTATATCCCTGATTGCCCATATTATGAATCGCGAATTAATTTCCCTAAAAAAGTCAAAATAGACGAAATTCTTATTGGTTGGCATTGTTTCAATTGTAATAATTTTAAAGAAGATTAAAAAATGGAATTTGAAAATCAAGGTATTAAATGTAGCAAATTTTGGGAAACAGAATTGGTCATCAAGAAGACTGAAGCTAAAATAAGTGAGACAAGTAGCATTAAAGAGAGGCGATATTATGCTCAAGACATCTTACTTGAGGCAGAAGGTTTATTATCGTGTTTAAATTATAATTCTGGAAATCCAGATTGCTTGAATTGTCACTCTATCTGCCGCGGCCACATTTAAGAATATGAATATTTAGCTAAAGAGAAAAGAAAAAAAGTTATTAATAGATAGGAGTCTCTCATATGTTTAAGAAAGACCAAAGATTGAAGATGCAAGAGAAAATTATTGATATCGAAGCCGGGATGCAAGGAAATATTAAATTTAGCAGCCCAGTCAACTTAAGAATAAGCGGCAAATTTGAAGGAGAATTAGAAACCCAAGGAGTCTTAGCAATAGGAGAAAAGGCGGATGTAAAAGCTAAGAAGATCAAGGGAGAGTATATAACAATAGCCGGTAATGTAAAAGGTGATATTATAAGTAGTAAACGTCTGGAACTTTCTTCATCTGCAAAGGTGATTGGAAATATTAAGGCCCCAATTTTGGTCATTAATGAAGGTGCTATGTTGAAAGGAAACTGTGAGGTCCCTTTCGAAGCTGAAAAAAGCGAGCCTAAAAAACACTCTAAAAAGAAGAAATAAAGTTCCTTTCTATATTTTTTGATTTTATTTCTTTATACACCTTTTCAAAATTTCTCTCTATGCTTATCTTTACAATAAATCTTTGATGTCCACCTTTTAAAAGAGGACAGACATTAACTCTCTACCTTCCAAATAGTTACGTCTTTTTAAGCCCCAAAACATTGGACAAATAGGACTCCTTCGGCGCGCTCACTGCGTTCGCTTGCTCAGGATTTCGCTAAAGTGCTCAAAATTTAGCGAGGGGATAGCCTCTCTAAGTCCAGAATATTCTTGATATAACAAGGTATTGCGTATATAATTACTCTATTAAATTGAGAGAGGTTTCCCCTCATGATGTTTGAGAGGGACCCTTGATTTTTCTACAATAACAGAAAAATCAAGGGTGCTCCTAAGCCTATCGGGAAAATATTGTAAAGATTTTCCCGATGTTTAGGCAAGGAGCCCCCTCAAAGTGTTTAAGCGAGGGGGCAGAGTATATTCGGAAAATTAATGGTTGTTCCGATGTTTAGGCAAGGAGCAATTTTCTTACTGTATTGATTAGAATTGAAATATAATAGCCTCAAAAAGGAGGCTGTATGGGCAGGATGAATTTAGAGTAATTAGACTAATCTTAGGGCGCTAGTAAATTAGCGCCTTTTCTAATTAGGTACGTGTCCCCGGAATTTGGTGCAGTTTCTACAAAGTTAATATCCGATAAGAATGAGGAGATTATTGTCCTTAATTCAGAACTAGCCAAGAAGGTAATAAGAAAAATAACCAAAGGAGGCGGATAAAAATGAACTATTGGTATAAGTATTTGGGAGCGGTTATAGTTACATCTTTAATGGGCTGTGGTATGTTAACAGAGCCAGTAAAAGAGACTTCTAATGGTTATGAGCTACAGAAAAATACTTCTTTAAGGGTTATCTTGCAAACTCCTCTTAGCTCCAATACGAATGAGAGGGGCGATCAGTTTACTACGTATCTTGCTCAGGCCTTGGTTTTTAAAGAAAAGGCCATATTACCTAAAGATACACAGATACGCGGCTTAGTTAAAAGAGTCAAGAAATATGAAAAACTTGGAGACCGCGCCAGTTTATTTCTGCTTTTTGACCAGATTGTTTTTTCTGATGGTATACGAATACCGCTAGTGGCAAGTTTAAATACAGAAGAAGGAGATAGGGTAATAAAGATCAAGGGAAAGGCTCTAAAAGATACCACAATAATTGGAGGTAGTGCTCTTGTGGGAACTGTGGTAGGAAGAAAGACATTAGGAAAAGACGGAGCAAAGAAAGGCCTTATTGTTGGAGCAGGCCTTGGTACAGGTGCTGTGCTTTTGTCTAATATGAAAGAAATAAAACTTCCTGCAGGTACAGAACTTGTGATAAAACTTGATGAACTTCTTCTACTTCCCAAGGAATAGATGTCAGAGAACTTTGAGGTAGGGGAGTCTAAGGAGTCGGTAGGAGTGTACTGTTTGTCACCTTGATGCAATTGTCCGTCTTCTAATAGAGGACAAACAGCAATCCTTTACTTCCCAAATAGTTGCAGACTTCTCAGCCTAAAAATACCGGACAAATAGGACTCCTTCGGCGTACTCACTTCGTTCGCTTGCTCAGGATTTCGCTAAATACTTATATTAAAGTACTCAAAATTTGGTGAGGAAATCGCCTCTCCGAATCCAGAATTTTCTTGATATAGCAAGGTATTGCGTATATAATTGCTCTATTAAATTGAGAGAGGTTTCCCCTCATGACATTTGAGAGGGACCCCATTTTTTTCATCTCTGATGAAAAAAGTATAAGAGTAGGGGACGGTTCCTTAGAATGTAACTGATTAAGAGGCAATAGATTACAAATACTAATAAACAAGCTAAAAACAAGTTGATTATTTGCTATTATAATTAATTGAAATAAAATAACTTGCATCAAGAGGAACCGTCCCCTTAATTCTTAATTCCACTTACTGCGCAAGGAGAAAACAGGAGGAGTTTTGTATCAGATAGCCGATAAACTGTAATAAAGCAAATTCCGAAGAAGGGAGAAGAAGGGAGGATTAAAACATGGCAGACAAGAATAAACCATTGCAGTCAGGCGTTGGATCTCTAAAGCTATTTATCATTGCGGCGGTAGTCATCCTTATCGCATGGATAATCGGCAAAGGCGTCTTAACGCTTATTTCATCTGCAAAACAAATGTAATGGTTTTAGGTTTCATGTTCTGGAATAATGTCTGAAAAACGGAAATTATAAGAATGAAAATAGCGCTTATTGAACCTCGCGCTTGCGAAGCAAATGTCTAAAGAAAGAGTTCAAATAATATAATAATATTCTAGCGTTAAGTAGCCGGAATAGCAAAGTTAGCAAAGGAATAAGGAAAGGATTAAAATCATGAATGATTATGTGTTTTCTGGCATTTTAATAGTATCCGGCTTTACTGCCGGGTGGATACTTTATCTTTTTGTTTCATTTTTGCTTAAACGGAGTGATGGTCTTTTCAAAGAGCTCAAGGCCGATTTAAGGCGAATTAAAAGTCCCTTACGTTTTTTGGTGCCCGCTTTGTGTATTTCGATGGTTATTCCTTTCTTGCGGTTACCGGAAAAGGTGGGTGGCTTTATTAGCCATTTTATTCAAATCCTGTTTATTGCGTTGTTTGGTTGGGTTATCGTAAAGATTGTTTTTATTGTCCGCGATGCGCTTTTGAACCGTTATGATATTAATGCTCGGGACAATGTGCATGCCCGCAGCATGCATACACAAATACGTTTAATCGCAAACATCATTGGCGTGGTTCTAGTTTTGTTAAGTGTTTCTTTTATTTTGATGAGTTTTGCAGAAGTCAGGCAGATAGGGGTCAGCATATTGGCTTCGGCAGGAGTTATCGGTATAGTTATAGGTTTTGCTGCACAAAAAACGCTAGGGAATCTTATCGCCGGCATTCAGATAGCCATCGCTCAGCCAATTCGGCTGGATGATGTGGTCATTATTGAAGGCGAATGGGGATGGATTGAGGAAATTACCCTCACTTTTGTGGTAGTGCGTATTTGGGATCTAAGGCGATTGGTAATTCCGATATCGTATTTTCTTGAAAAGCCATTTCAGAATTGGACGCGGACTTCAGCAGATTTGCTGGGAACTGTTTTTATCTATACCGATTACACTGTACCCGTGAAAGAAGTACGTAATGAATTAACACGTATCCTGGAAAATAATTCAAAGTGGGATAAAAAGGTCAATGTGTTGCAGGTTACCAATGCTACTGAAAAAACAGTTGAACTGCGAGCGCTGATGAGCGCAGCAGATTCTCCTACTGCCTGGGGTTTACGCTGTGAGGTCAGGGAAAAGCTCCTGGAGTTTCTGCAACAACGCTTCCCGGAATGTTTACCGCGGATTCGCATTGAAATGAATAAGGGGGAATCAAGTTGATACGAACAGCGTTTTCTGGTAAAAACTCTGCTGTCCACCTAAAAGAGGTGGACATTTTATATCTATCTATACTTCAAATGGTTACGCAATTTCCAGCCCAAAATGACCGGACATTTTGGGCAATTCTAACGAGGAAACAGCCTCTCTAAAGTTGCAGTATTAGGCATATATTAAGGTGATTCCTATATATAAGCGTTATTTGGAAACAGAGAGGTTTCCCCTCATGGAATACGAGAGCGACCCCATTTTCTATTTCCGTGATTTTCGACGATGTAGCGCCAAGGATAACGGTATGCAATTACTGAAGTTGCGTTGTTTAAGGATATGTTTTAGCTGAGTTCTTCTTTTGTTATCTCAAAAATATTTATGAAAGGAGGATTGAGATGAAGAAAAACATTGTATTTGCTTTTGCGGCAATTGTTTTTATTGCGTTTTTTCTTCCTTGGGTTTCAGTTGGGACGGGATCTGCAGTCGGAAAACTGACTAAAATTATCCAGGGAGAGGGGAAGCAAGCGCAATTTATGTCCATAAGCGGTTTTCAGGTTCCGGTTATGGCAAACAGTAAAGAATCAAAATTGATGGTCACAGTTATTAAAATTTTCCAGCCGGGCATAACAAATGCGGATAAAAAAAGTTACTTAATCTGGGTTGTCCCTCTTATGGCAATAATTATGTCTTTGGCAGCTAGGTTCTTTAAGGATAATAAGTGGGTGCATTTGGCTATCGCAATAATCGGGGTGTTGATATTTGTGGTGGCGGTATTTAAAATTGCTACAACCGATTTAGATAAAGTAGTGATGAAGGTAAATATTGAGTCCGGACTATGGTTGGTATTTATCGGTTATCTTGGGATCGGCGTTTTAAGCGTAGTTGAATTTTTGCGTTTATTTAAGGCCAAGGTCGATTCCGATTGATTTATCCTGTGTATTAACCATTGATATAATGGTCGATTAGGAGTAATTTAAAGTTGTCTTATCAATTAAAAAATAGTTTTTATGAGTTATTTTAATTTATGGGAGGTGGGTATGAAAAAAAGAAGCGTGATGTTCGTTGTTGTGGGTTGCGTGTCTTTTCTCTTGCTTGTTACCTCAATCGCGAGAGCAGAGGAAGTAAAACCGTTGCAGCTAGCGCTAATTGATACAATTCAGCTTGTTCCAGCAACTGATTCGATCAAAGGGCTCCGGTTAGAAGTCTACGGGGTTAACAATGATGTGACTGGTTTAAGTTTAGGTTTTGTGCATAAAGCTACAGGTAATGTTAAAGGAGTAGAATTAGGTCTAGTGGGAGTTGTCGAAGGTGATTTTTATGGTTGGCAGAGCTCTTGGATTCTTAGCTCCGTATCGGGAAGGTTTGTAGGCGTGCAAGGAGGAATTGTTTCTCTTGCTAAAGACAAATTTACCGGTTGGCAGAGTGGTATTGTAGCTTCGACTGAGGGGATGTTTAAAGGCCTTCAGAGTGGCCTGGTGAATATTGCTAATACTGATGCCAAAGGAGTCCAGCTCGGTGCTGTTAACTGGACTGAAAATTCCTTTGAGGGAGTTCAGCTGGGCATTGTTAATCATGCCGGCGAAGTGCGCGGATTACAGCTTGGTATTGTCAATTATACCAAGTCTCTCAACGGCCTCCAGATCGGCCTTGCCAACTACAACGGCAATAAAGACCCTCTGGAATTCATGGTGCTTGTTAACTGGTCGTTCTAATTAATCTATAAACTATCCTTTAGCTCAAACAGGGATATCTCCTAATATGCGCTCAATTGATATAGGGGGATATCCCTATATTTTAGCCTTATCTTTCAAATAGTTTAGAAAGTTAGGTCAAAAATGACTGGACAAAACGGACATGGCTCGACGCATTCGTTTCGCCCTTCGAAGAAGCTCAGGGTTTGCTTCATTTGCTCACCATGAGTGAGGAATCACCTCTCTGAAGTCAAAATATTCTTGATATAACAAGGTATTGCGGATATAATTGCCATTGTGAATTAAGAGAGGTTTCCCCTCGGCTAATATGAGAGCGACCCCAATTCTTGAGAATATGTGATTAAATAGTAGTAATGAGTCAAGGTTGCAATAAGCACAGCACAAAAGGGGTATCAACATGAAAAACCTTTTCAGCCAGTTACGTGTAAACAAAAACATCTGTTTCTGTCTTATCCTTTTCTCTGTTGCTGCCGTGGTTTGTGCGCAGACACTCGAGAGACAGCGTCCCCCTATATCTGCGCAGGAAGCCATCCGCCTGGCCGAACGATACGTGACTAATAACAAGATTGACGTCTCGAAGCATTTCATCAGTTCGGTGCGCTATATTGTGTCGGGAAGTTGGACAGATAGCTCAATAGGCAAAGGTCCCTATTGGCAAGTAACCTACGAATTGGTTCAATTAGCGGATGGGGGTCAGCACTTCATATTGATTTATATGGACGGTAAGATCGGCAGAATCGGCGGATTATGAAAACAAGTTCGCCGAAGCATTCATTGGTCGTTAAGAGAGGTTTCCCCTCGGCTAATATGAGAGGGACCCCAGTAATATCATTCTCTTCAGCATTCGGGAGAGTTTCAAGGCTATTGATTGATACCGGTCAATAGCCTTTTTTATCTGTTGCTGTTTCAAAGAGTTAGGGCATTATATTTATTGGCACTATATCGAATTTTTCCACACCATAAGCTGTTTATAAAGCCTCTCTGAATATCGCCACTTAATCGCCAAAATAGGCCAATTCCTCTCTTAGTTTATGGCAGCTAGTTTATGCTATATTGGTCAAGATATTGGATATAGATCGGGTTGAATATGGGCATAAACTAGGAATTGAGAAGGCTCATTATGTGTTGCAAATATATCAAATTGGGATATAATTCCTTATATGGAGAATAATGGCTTAATCATAGCATTGACAGGGCGGTTTGGGGCTGGTTGTTCAACAACAGCTAATTTCTTTGCCAATAATAAGAAGCTGAATTGTAAAAGCTATAGCATCTCAGCATTTCTGAAAGACAAGGCAAAGAAAGAAATAGTCAATTTTGAACAAAAGAATCCCGAAGAAAGAAGAAAGATTCTGCAGGATTTGGGTGATAGTTTAAGAAAGGAAAAGCTAAGCGCTCTGGTAGATCCTATAATTAAAGACATTAAAGATAACAATGTAGAAAATGTGGTTATTGAATGCATCAGAAATCCAGGTGAGGTTACAGAATTAAGGCATGCATTTGGTAATCGTTTTTTTCTCTTAGCCATAGACTCAGAGACAGAAACTCGTTGGAAGAGAGTCGAAAAGATGTATAAAGGAAATAGAGCAAACTTCGATATTAATGACCGACGAGATGCTGGTGAGGAGCAGCCGCCATTGCCTAATGGGCAAAATGTGAAAAAGTGC
This window of the Candidatus Omnitrophota bacterium genome carries:
- a CDS encoding gas vesicle protein, which gives rise to MDRQIKTLQDKNSYLDFRKQERVTLLEILDRALDKGVVISGDIVISVADVDLVYLGLKVLLSSVETMERLRGAPMAGAQEEPT
- a CDS encoding GvpL/GvpF family gas vesicle protein; this translates as MKIYAYGIIDSNPEEIVLPIPFKEGTNSGMDESLRELGEAPVYNIPYRDIAVIVSELNEEAKEITDTYILEHERIVERLMEGFTVLPMRFLTVFNTKKDLLSMAEFYYEDFKDNLARLHNKVEFGMKVIWPADTIKQRIVDVYHKTKHNPERIGLPDLLKEGPNVSISTESPAKTFVKEKFQEHIIEKEFQEEANRCIQVVDDYFNRIACEKKLKRLQTENLLLNSSYLVEKQRQNDFKQAFEQLKNTPGDLKFLFSGPWPCYNFVTLTKKPSSVDYFNTEDMLGRLLKTQDL
- a CDS encoding gas vesicle protein K: MTMERIIETDSESAFIEEIEKVQDVLPKRIDANSKNVEKGLAKLVLTLVELIRKLLEKQAMRRIEGGSLSEEEIEGIGETLMKLENKMKELKEIFGLKDEELNLNLGPLGDLM
- a CDS encoding gas vesicle protein — its product is MATPKMMHATEATNLADILERVLDKGIVIAGDIKIQLADIDLLNIKIRLLVASVDKAMEMGINWWQQDSYLSSKAKEEEIGKENKTLRKRLERLEAKVK
- a CDS encoding PilZ domain-containing protein, translating into MKTIFKSQAAISPFWIILLFGFALINQAIAQEPPEKSLLTATKEVKDSTRIVISTSGPVKFTSYWLDNPYRVVIKFQSKNVISKIDNEVLLNLGIIKKISSSYFGRGQNRPLKSLTFELNQKVPYRIWQEYDAILLVIQAPLETSKFLPGEKELFIGNEVSDVMIKRLEAMDMALTQVVGGQGLLEVSEAEIAKDARGEIDEAKIETTLSKTKALSVANYLGVRKSMMGIVAWFTGLVLVSGLGFLVWRRFKSSKDKEHNKLESELQEKNKRLEQEEIIRKAMAKAALEKEKEIQQLKNSFGSVKDELIKKKLVKREMSPEEKERPWVRGKSQERRASAHLSLTKDFNKTIILRIESQNLPQSIKSFAKDISSGGLCFETTKEFEEKGPINFRLFFYGDQIPMIKIQAHIRWKKKEDSINYYGVNFDLIEEKDKLELEHYIDSKLGKATISEL
- the acpP gene encoding acyl carrier protein, giving the protein MQSVESRIRALLAQQLDTSIEKITPEASFVDDLGIESLETIQIVMALEEEFNIEIPDEDSEQMSKVRDLVEYLVHKLNNSNKK
- a CDS encoding Jag N-terminal domain-containing protein; its protein translation is MEDIDKSIREIEVEASSPQEAIEIALKKLGVKRNEVEIKILNEETKGLFGMEGSKPAKVKVRVKERK
- a CDS encoding polymer-forming cytoskeletal protein, giving the protein MFKKDQRLKMQEKIIDIEAGMQGNIKFSSPVNLRISGKFEGELETQGVLAIGEKADVKAKKIKGEYITIAGNVKGDIISSKRLELSSSAKVIGNIKAPILVINEGAMLKGNCEVPFEAEKSEPKKHSKKKK
- a CDS encoding mechanosensitive ion channel family protein, whose product is MNDYVFSGILIVSGFTAGWILYLFVSFLLKRSDGLFKELKADLRRIKSPLRFLVPALCISMVIPFLRLPEKVGGFISHFIQILFIALFGWVIVKIVFIVRDALLNRYDINARDNVHARSMHTQIRLIANIIGVVLVLLSVSFILMSFAEVRQIGVSILASAGVIGIVIGFAAQKTLGNLIAGIQIAIAQPIRLDDVVIIEGEWGWIEEITLTFVVVRIWDLRRLVIPISYFLEKPFQNWTRTSADLLGTVFIYTDYTVPVKEVRNELTRILENNSKWDKKVNVLQVTNATEKTVELRALMSAADSPTAWGLRCEVREKLLEFLQQRFPECLPRIRIEMNKGESS